The following coding sequences are from one Candidatus Nitronereus thalassa window:
- a CDS encoding Ig-like domain-containing protein: MKKLPAITHIPLVTLCAFMVFPTLSFSFSLVEPKNSSRHFSGEQMPVQLNIGEVAGLTAVHYYLYAEDEDMLEELVEQKLLLVSTSKNNPPYGGIIRVPRSAIGTYRLLAVAQLEAGQVDTEKWAVFDEILIKIDPKAQLNAIDFESEKPLRFGSAAAARVYDQVDFLGKTFALPIIGIFSDGTVRSIRMKDTGTTYTINDERVVTINENGLLRLVGNGSATLTAKNRDQEAQLEIQVKVQDQSNQPPVAQPGQSETVYSSDPVTLNGLASYDPEGGSLQYHWAQVRGSKISLLDPYSRTPKFLAPFVHEQRLFRFKLKVTDTQGSDSNPAYVDIIVLP, encoded by the coding sequence ATGAAAAAACTACCAGCGATTACGCATATTCCCCTGGTCACACTCTGCGCCTTCATGGTTTTTCCTACGTTATCTTTTTCGTTTTCCCTGGTGGAACCAAAAAATTCAAGTAGGCATTTTTCTGGAGAACAAATGCCAGTCCAATTGAATATCGGGGAAGTCGCAGGCCTCACGGCAGTGCATTACTATTTGTATGCCGAAGATGAAGATATGTTGGAAGAGCTGGTGGAACAAAAACTCTTGCTGGTGTCCACATCTAAGAACAATCCTCCATATGGAGGCATTATCCGAGTTCCCCGATCCGCCATCGGTACTTATCGTTTATTGGCCGTAGCCCAATTAGAAGCCGGCCAAGTGGATACAGAAAAGTGGGCGGTCTTCGACGAAATTTTAATCAAAATTGACCCCAAAGCCCAACTCAACGCAATAGATTTTGAAAGTGAGAAACCCCTTCGATTCGGAAGCGCTGCCGCTGCTCGCGTCTACGACCAGGTCGATTTTTTAGGAAAAACCTTCGCGCTGCCCATTATCGGAATATTTTCTGATGGCACCGTTCGTTCTATTCGCATGAAAGACACGGGCACCACCTACACCATCAACGATGAACGCGTGGTTACCATCAATGAGAATGGGTTGCTGCGCCTAGTCGGAAATGGAAGTGCGACCCTGACGGCCAAAAACAGAGACCAAGAAGCCCAGCTGGAAATTCAAGTCAAAGTACAGGACCAAAGCAACCAACCTCCCGTGGCTCAACCTGGCCAATCAGAAACCGTGTATTCGAGTGACCCCGTCACCCTCAACGGGCTCGCCAGCTATGATCCAGAGGGCGGCTCACTTCAGTACCATTGGGCCCAAGTGCGTGGAAGTAAAATTTCCCTTCTCGATCCCTACTCTCGGACTCCAAAATTTTTAGCCCCGTTCGTCCACGAACAACGCCTATTTCGATTCAAACTCAAAGTGACCGACACCCAAGGATCCGATAGTAACCCTGCCTACGTCGATATTATCGTGTTGCCTTAG
- a CDS encoding protease inhibitor I42 family protein translates to MGVQESDLKSVTAKRGSTFTIQLWEDRTRGEQWVPDYDPALFALTGDDFLRTTSNNAVDSGQRNFEFEALQSGTHRIEFSKRMAWKYTAEDRRVYLVNVQDS, encoded by the coding sequence ATGGGTGTTCAAGAATCTGATCTCAAATCGGTTACGGCCAAACGGGGGAGCACCTTTACCATTCAATTATGGGAGGACCGAACACGCGGGGAACAGTGGGTGCCGGACTATGACCCTGCACTATTTGCTCTGACCGGAGACGACTTTTTGCGGACGACCAGCAATAATGCCGTGGACTCTGGCCAGCGAAATTTTGAATTTGAGGCGCTTCAGAGCGGTACTCACCGAATAGAATTCAGTAAACGGATGGCCTGGAAATACACGGCTGAGGACCGACGGGTCTATCTCGTCAATGTTCAAGATTCCTAA
- a CDS encoding bifunctional nuclease family protein, giving the protein MRFGVSLSILALWAVVGGFGFSLAQTPASEGQVEIQDVTVLMSQMGPVVLLKAQNRVVPIFVDPTVAGSIDSAIRGTTLSRPLSHDLMRTILREFGGTVLRANISLKGEVYYGELEISIEGNRKVFDSRSSDAIALAIHFQAPIYVDQSVLDQATREESANRDMPPTL; this is encoded by the coding sequence ATGAGATTTGGGGTATCCCTTTCCATTTTGGCCCTGTGGGCCGTGGTTGGAGGATTTGGGTTTTCGTTGGCCCAAACACCTGCTTCGGAAGGGCAGGTTGAAATTCAAGATGTGACCGTGTTGATGTCCCAGATGGGGCCAGTAGTCTTGCTGAAAGCCCAAAACCGGGTCGTGCCTATTTTTGTGGATCCTACGGTGGCCGGCTCTATTGACAGCGCAATAAGAGGAACAACCCTCTCTCGACCCCTATCACATGACTTGATGAGAACCATTCTTCGGGAATTTGGAGGGACTGTGCTCCGCGCTAACATTTCATTAAAAGGGGAAGTTTATTATGGGGAACTAGAAATCTCCATTGAAGGCAATCGCAAAGTTTTTGATAGCCGTTCCTCAGATGCCATCGCGCTGGCGATTCATTTTCAGGCACCTATCTACGTAGACCAATCCGTACTTGATCAGGCTACTCGCGAGGAAAGTGCCAACAGGGATATGCCGCCGACTCTATGA
- the gltB gene encoding glutamate synthase large subunit: MTNLSNFYGMPPKQGLYDPRNEKDGCGIGFVANIKGNKSHEIIQQGLQVLKNLHHRGAQGCDPCTGDGAGILMQISHEFFRRATKDIGLTIPEAGGYGVGIVFLPQDEPLRRQCEGLFERIIAEEGVRFLGWRDVPVKLEHVGDQAKQTLPYIRQFFIARDILNDAQFERKLYVVRKRIARAIRESALVERGRVYICSLSANTIVFKGMLLPEQLGHFYADLEDTSMVSALALVHSRFSTNTFPTWTLAHPYRYTVHNGEINTLRGNVNWMRARQGRLQSDLFGKDLEKLYPIVYENQSDSACLDNAVEFLVMAGRSLPHAMMMLIPEPWVGNPHMSLDRRGFYEYHASMMEPWDGPAAVAFTDGKLIGATLDRNGLRPCRYQVTTDDLVVLASEAGVLPTEAKNIREKGRLQPGRMFLVDTVQGRIIDDEEIKADIAGRKPYRSWLTQHRVSLDELPEPLSVPQPDHQTLRQRQQAFGVTIEELKMVLSPMGINGEEPTSSMGTDTPLAVLSNRPQLLPKYFKQLFAQVTNPPIDPIREQLVMSLVTNIGPKPNLIAETPEACRRIKVRQPILTNSDLQKLREFEDPHFVSQTLPMLFRVAEGPEGLGAAVDQLCRDASKAIKDGYKFLILSDRGINQDWAPIPSLLAISAVHHHLVREATRTEVGLILETGEARDVHHFACLIGYGAGVVNPYLVFETYVDLEREGYLPEGVDADTASEKFVKAINKGLLKIFSKMGISTVQSYCGAQIFEAVGLSQELVSRYFTGTPSRVEGIGMREIGEETLRRHAVAYEPEAIRQLDFGSEIHYRIQGEHHNWNPDTIFKLQHATKTNDPKTFKEFSDLVNDESKRRSNLRGLFEFKFAPEPVPLEEVEPVTEIVKRFTTGAMSYGAISKESHETLAIAMNRIGGKSNTGEGGEDSERFAPLLNGDSKNSYIKQVASGRFGVTANYLVNARELQIKMAQGAKPGEGGQLPGHKVDETIARMRFSTPGVGLISPPPHHDIYSIEDLAQLIFDLKNSNPQADVSVKLVSEIGVGTVAAGVSKAHADKVLISGDSGGTGASPLSSIKYAGIPWELGLAETHQTLVLNDLRSRIRVETDGQMKTGRDVAIAALLGAEEFGFSTAPLIVEGCIMMRKCHLNTCPVGVATQDPELRKRFTGQPEHVVNFFFFVAEEVRQLMSQLGFRKFSDMIGRVDKLRVQKAMDHWKAKGLDLSPLLWKPEVGPQVKTHCVDRQDHGLDKVLDNKLVELCQPAIEHGERVVLDLPIRNTDRTTGTILSSRIAGKYGEEGLPHDTITINFTGSAGQSFGAFVSRGITLNLEGESNDYLGKGLSGGKIIVTPPKGCTFPPEDTILIGNTSLYGATKGECYIYGTAGERFAVRNSGVRAVIEGTGDHCCEYMTGGIVVVLGKTGRNFAAGMSGGEAFILNEDGKFETRCNLGMVELEKVANPEDITTLKTLIESHASYTGSRKATMILDSWPSMASKFVKVMPLDYKRVLAERKAAAKKGGREKLRVARG; this comes from the coding sequence ATGACAAACCTATCCAATTTTTATGGCATGCCCCCGAAGCAGGGTCTTTACGATCCGCGAAATGAAAAGGATGGGTGTGGCATCGGCTTTGTGGCCAATATTAAGGGCAACAAGTCTCATGAAATTATTCAGCAAGGGCTTCAGGTTCTAAAAAATCTTCATCATCGAGGAGCGCAAGGGTGTGATCCTTGTACTGGGGATGGTGCGGGGATTCTCATGCAGATCTCCCATGAATTTTTTCGGCGAGCGACGAAGGACATTGGGCTGACGATTCCCGAGGCCGGTGGCTATGGAGTTGGCATAGTGTTCCTCCCGCAGGATGAGCCGTTGCGGCGTCAATGCGAGGGCCTGTTCGAAAGAATTATTGCCGAGGAAGGCGTGCGGTTTTTAGGCTGGCGGGATGTGCCGGTAAAGCTGGAGCATGTGGGAGATCAAGCTAAGCAGACCCTTCCATATATTCGGCAGTTCTTTATTGCCCGAGATATTTTGAATGACGCTCAATTTGAGCGAAAGCTCTACGTGGTGCGGAAACGAATTGCGCGCGCCATTCGGGAGTCTGCTTTGGTGGAACGTGGGAGAGTGTACATCTGCAGTTTGTCCGCGAATACAATTGTATTTAAGGGGATGCTGCTTCCTGAACAATTGGGACACTTTTATGCTGACTTAGAAGATACGAGCATGGTGTCGGCCCTCGCTTTGGTGCATTCGCGATTTAGCACAAATACCTTCCCAACCTGGACCCTTGCGCATCCGTATCGCTATACCGTTCACAATGGCGAGATCAATACGCTTCGTGGAAACGTCAATTGGATGCGAGCCCGACAGGGACGATTGCAGTCGGACTTGTTTGGAAAAGATCTCGAAAAACTCTATCCCATTGTCTACGAGAACCAAAGCGACTCTGCATGCCTAGATAACGCCGTCGAGTTTTTGGTCATGGCGGGCCGCTCGTTACCGCATGCCATGATGATGCTGATTCCAGAGCCTTGGGTGGGAAATCCTCACATGAGCTTGGATCGTCGAGGGTTCTATGAATACCATGCCTCTATGATGGAACCTTGGGATGGACCGGCCGCCGTGGCGTTTACGGATGGCAAACTTATTGGTGCGACACTCGATCGGAATGGATTGCGGCCTTGCCGGTACCAGGTGACAACTGATGACTTGGTCGTGCTAGCCTCCGAAGCGGGAGTCCTTCCTACGGAAGCGAAAAACATTCGTGAGAAGGGTCGACTTCAACCAGGCCGGATGTTTTTGGTGGATACCGTACAGGGTCGCATAATTGATGACGAAGAAATTAAAGCCGATATCGCTGGGCGGAAACCCTACCGGTCTTGGCTGACTCAACATCGGGTATCATTAGACGAATTGCCCGAACCGTTGAGTGTGCCGCAGCCCGATCATCAAACACTTCGCCAACGTCAGCAGGCCTTCGGTGTGACCATTGAAGAGTTGAAAATGGTGCTTTCGCCGATGGGAATTAATGGCGAGGAGCCGACTTCCTCGATGGGGACCGATACTCCCTTGGCGGTCCTTTCGAATCGGCCCCAACTGTTGCCGAAATATTTCAAGCAACTCTTTGCCCAAGTCACTAATCCACCAATCGATCCTATTCGGGAACAACTCGTGATGTCGTTGGTGACCAACATAGGGCCCAAACCCAATCTCATTGCCGAGACGCCGGAAGCCTGCCGCCGTATTAAGGTCCGACAGCCGATTTTGACGAATTCCGATTTGCAAAAACTGCGGGAATTCGAAGATCCCCATTTTGTGAGTCAAACCTTGCCAATGTTATTTCGGGTGGCGGAAGGCCCCGAAGGCCTTGGTGCTGCTGTGGATCAGTTATGTCGTGATGCCTCGAAAGCGATAAAAGACGGATATAAATTTTTAATTTTAAGCGATAGGGGCATTAATCAAGATTGGGCGCCCATTCCAAGTCTTTTGGCGATTTCCGCGGTTCATCATCATTTGGTGCGTGAAGCGACTCGAACGGAAGTTGGATTAATTTTGGAAACGGGTGAGGCGCGCGATGTGCATCATTTTGCCTGTTTAATTGGGTATGGTGCTGGGGTGGTCAATCCTTACCTCGTATTTGAAACCTATGTGGATTTGGAACGCGAGGGTTATTTGCCGGAAGGGGTGGATGCCGATACCGCTTCGGAAAAATTTGTGAAAGCAATTAATAAAGGATTGCTCAAGATTTTTTCAAAAATGGGTATTTCCACCGTGCAGTCCTATTGTGGCGCTCAAATTTTTGAAGCTGTGGGATTGAGCCAAGAGTTGGTGAGTCGGTATTTCACCGGAACGCCTTCCCGGGTAGAAGGCATCGGGATGCGGGAAATTGGCGAAGAAACCTTGCGGCGACATGCCGTTGCATACGAACCCGAGGCGATTCGTCAACTCGATTTTGGCAGCGAGATCCACTACCGGATTCAAGGGGAGCATCATAACTGGAATCCCGATACGATCTTTAAGTTGCAGCATGCCACCAAGACCAACGATCCGAAGACGTTTAAGGAATTCTCCGATCTCGTGAATGATGAGAGCAAACGGCGTTCGAATCTTCGGGGCTTGTTTGAGTTCAAGTTTGCACCAGAACCGGTTCCGCTCGAAGAAGTCGAACCCGTCACTGAGATTGTCAAACGGTTTACCACGGGGGCCATGTCCTATGGCGCGATTTCTAAGGAGTCGCATGAGACTCTCGCCATTGCGATGAACCGCATAGGAGGAAAAAGTAATACGGGTGAAGGCGGCGAAGATTCTGAGCGGTTTGCACCATTGCTTAACGGAGATTCAAAAAATTCATACATTAAGCAAGTGGCGTCGGGTCGATTTGGGGTCACGGCGAATTATTTGGTGAATGCCAGAGAGTTGCAAATTAAAATGGCTCAGGGCGCCAAGCCTGGTGAAGGTGGACAGCTCCCGGGACATAAGGTCGACGAAACGATTGCGCGGATGCGGTTTTCCACGCCAGGTGTCGGGTTGATCTCCCCACCTCCGCATCATGATATTTATTCTATCGAAGATTTGGCGCAATTGATTTTCGATCTAAAAAATTCTAATCCCCAGGCTGATGTGTCGGTGAAGTTGGTCTCTGAAATTGGGGTGGGTACGGTGGCGGCTGGAGTATCCAAGGCTCATGCGGACAAAGTTTTAATCAGTGGGGATTCCGGAGGCACCGGGGCCTCGCCATTGTCATCCATTAAATATGCCGGGATCCCATGGGAACTCGGGTTGGCGGAAACGCATCAAACTCTTGTCCTCAATGATTTGCGCAGCCGGATCCGCGTGGAGACGGATGGGCAAATGAAAACCGGTCGTGATGTGGCCATCGCGGCACTGTTAGGCGCTGAAGAATTTGGATTTTCTACCGCTCCGCTTATTGTGGAAGGGTGCATCATGATGCGGAAGTGTCACTTGAACACCTGCCCTGTCGGTGTGGCCACCCAAGATCCAGAATTACGGAAACGGTTTACGGGACAACCTGAACACGTGGTGAACTTCTTCTTTTTTGTGGCTGAGGAAGTGCGTCAGTTGATGTCACAGCTCGGGTTCAGAAAATTCAGCGACATGATTGGGCGGGTAGATAAGCTCAGAGTGCAGAAAGCGATGGATCATTGGAAAGCGAAAGGGTTAGATTTGTCGCCCTTACTGTGGAAGCCTGAAGTTGGGCCTCAGGTCAAAACCCATTGCGTGGATCGACAAGACCATGGGTTAGATAAAGTCCTGGATAATAAACTTGTAGAACTTTGTCAGCCGGCCATCGAGCATGGGGAAAGAGTCGTCCTGGATCTGCCTATTCGTAATACCGATCGGACCACAGGGACGATTTTGTCCAGTCGTATTGCGGGAAAATACGGAGAAGAGGGACTTCCCCACGATACAATTACGATTAACTTTACAGGTTCTGCAGGGCAGTCGTTTGGTGCGTTTGTGTCACGTGGCATTACCTTGAATCTGGAAGGAGAGTCGAACGATTACCTTGGGAAAGGTTTGTCTGGTGGCAAGATCATTGTTACTCCACCTAAGGGTTGCACGTTTCCTCCGGAAGATACCATTTTGATCGGCAACACTTCCTTGTATGGTGCCACCAAAGGGGAATGTTATATCTATGGCACAGCCGGAGAACGTTTTGCCGTGAGAAATAGCGGTGTGCGCGCGGTCATTGAAGGCACGGGAGACCATTGTTGTGAATATATGACCGGCGGGATCGTGGTTGTGCTTGGGAAGACCGGTCGAAATTTTGCCGCAGGGATGTCCGGCGGTGAAGCCTTTATTCTGAACGAAGATGGAAAATTTGAGACGCGGTGTAATCTTGGCATGGTGGAATTGGAAAAAGTGGCCAATCCCGAAGATATCACCACTTTGAAAACCTTAATCGAATCTCATGCCAGCTATACAGGAAGCCGAAAAGCGACCATGATTCTTGATTCTTGGCCCAGCATGGCTTCAAAATTTGTGAAAGTCATGCCTTTGGATTACAAGCGGGTGCTGGCGGAGCGTAAAGCAGCGGCGAAAAAGGGCGGTCGAGAGAAACTGCGGGTGGCCCGTGGGTGA
- a CDS encoding glutamate synthase subunit beta, protein MGDPRGFLKFAREGPKRRPVELRVLDWKEVYDPFPEDKLRNQGSRCMDCGVPFCQGSNGCPVINLIPEWNDLVHRGRWKDALKALHSTNNFPEFTGRLCPAPCESACVLGINAEPVSIRVVEWNIIDRGFDEGWIEPVLPIANTGKQVAVVGSGPAGLAAAQQLTRAGHTVTVYEKADRIGGLLRYGIPDFKMEKWVLDRRLDQMVAEGVKFETNVNVGVDLTSEALAQKFDAVCLTLGAEHARDLPVPGRELEGIHFAMEYLTQQNKVNAGDRLQVDQITAKDKRVVIIGGGDTGSDCLGTAHRQGCKEVHQFELLPQPPPERAESTPWPLWPMQLRTSHAHEEGCDRRWSVSTTKFTGEQGHVTKLHGHQVSFENGKFSTVHGTEFDMDVDLVLLAMGFTGPVHNGLLDNLGVEYGPRGNVSVDENFMTNKEGIFAAGDTKRGASLIVWAIAEGRKAASGVDAYLKAGKSLTNSRS, encoded by the coding sequence GTGGGTGATCCTCGAGGGTTTCTTAAGTTTGCTCGTGAGGGGCCGAAGCGCCGCCCTGTTGAACTCCGAGTCTTGGATTGGAAGGAAGTTTACGATCCGTTTCCCGAAGATAAACTGCGGAATCAGGGCAGTCGATGTATGGACTGTGGGGTACCGTTTTGTCAGGGCTCGAACGGGTGCCCCGTCATCAATCTGATTCCTGAATGGAATGATCTCGTGCATCGTGGCCGGTGGAAGGATGCCTTAAAGGCGCTTCACTCCACCAATAATTTCCCAGAGTTTACCGGGAGACTCTGTCCTGCTCCCTGCGAATCAGCCTGCGTTTTGGGTATTAACGCGGAGCCTGTCTCGATTCGCGTGGTCGAATGGAACATTATCGATCGTGGGTTTGATGAAGGCTGGATTGAACCAGTTCTTCCCATCGCGAACACGGGCAAACAGGTAGCCGTGGTGGGGTCGGGGCCTGCAGGATTAGCAGCGGCGCAGCAATTAACCCGAGCTGGCCATACGGTCACGGTGTATGAAAAGGCAGATAGAATAGGAGGGCTGCTTCGTTACGGGATTCCTGACTTCAAAATGGAAAAATGGGTGCTGGATCGCCGGTTGGACCAAATGGTGGCTGAAGGCGTGAAGTTCGAAACGAATGTCAATGTCGGAGTCGATCTGACGAGTGAGGCGTTGGCTCAAAAATTTGATGCCGTGTGCCTTACACTTGGCGCGGAACATGCGCGTGATTTGCCAGTCCCTGGTCGTGAGCTAGAAGGCATTCACTTCGCAATGGAATATCTCACCCAACAGAATAAAGTCAATGCTGGCGATCGTTTGCAGGTAGATCAAATAACTGCGAAAGATAAACGCGTGGTGATTATTGGTGGCGGGGATACGGGCTCGGATTGTTTGGGCACGGCCCATCGTCAAGGATGCAAGGAAGTGCATCAATTTGAATTGTTGCCGCAGCCTCCACCCGAGCGGGCAGAGTCCACCCCTTGGCCCCTATGGCCCATGCAGCTTCGTACCTCTCATGCCCACGAGGAGGGGTGTGATCGGCGGTGGAGTGTTTCAACTACCAAGTTTACCGGTGAACAGGGGCATGTGACGAAACTGCACGGGCATCAAGTGTCTTTTGAGAACGGAAAGTTCTCGACCGTTCATGGTACGGAATTCGATATGGATGTGGATTTGGTCTTGCTGGCGATGGGCTTCACCGGGCCAGTGCACAATGGCCTTCTCGATAATCTTGGGGTGGAGTATGGCCCACGGGGCAACGTTTCGGTGGATGAAAACTTCATGACCAATAAAGAGGGCATCTTCGCCGCAGGCGATACGAAACGTGGCGCCTCGCTCATTGTCTGGGCCATTGCCGAAGGTCGCAAAGCCGCTTCTGGAGTGGATGCTTATCTTAAGGCTGGCAAAAGCCTGACGAATTCTCGTTCTTAA
- the cysC gene encoding adenylyl-sulfate kinase codes for MSGGSIIWFTGLPCSGKSTLAHLLHDSLNGQGVPSEIFDGDIVRQRLTKGLGFSKEDRIENVQRIAFVANLLARHGVMAIVAAISPYQEARDQIRKEFQTYIEIFVDCPLEVCQACDVKGMYQKARDGHIQHFTGVSDPYEIPTSPDLVLKTAHETQSESLSRILKLVT; via the coding sequence ATGAGCGGGGGATCTATTATCTGGTTTACAGGGCTACCCTGTTCGGGAAAGAGTACCTTGGCCCACCTCCTTCATGACAGTTTGAACGGCCAGGGTGTGCCCTCTGAAATTTTTGATGGGGATATTGTTCGTCAACGGCTCACCAAGGGTCTAGGATTTTCCAAGGAAGATCGTATTGAAAATGTCCAGCGAATCGCCTTTGTGGCCAATCTTCTGGCTCGTCATGGGGTAATGGCAATTGTTGCGGCGATCTCGCCATATCAGGAAGCACGGGACCAAATCAGAAAAGAGTTCCAAACCTATATCGAAATTTTTGTGGACTGCCCTTTAGAGGTGTGCCAGGCTTGTGATGTTAAGGGCATGTATCAAAAGGCTCGAGATGGGCACATTCAGCATTTTACTGGAGTGTCAGATCCCTACGAGATCCCTACGAGCCCAGATTTGGTTTTGAAAACTGCACATGAAACCCAATCGGAGAGTTTGTCTCGGATTCTTAAATTGGTTACCTAA
- the dat gene encoding D-amino-acid transaminase: MPNIAYLNGEFLPLEEAMVSIEDRGFQFGDGIYEVIRVYQGKPFGLVEHLERLNKSAKAIGIALTSTNQEWEAVIREGLERSGYLECKVYIQVTRGVAPRDHLFPKESSPTTVITFRQMSGLSPELIQQGVSVVTRPDLRWARCSIKSLNLLPNILTKQEANEAGAFEALLIKDGMITEGTSSNVVLVKNGTLITPALSDQLLAGVTRQSVLEIARRNGRVVEERAVPEEELTQADELFLIGTTIEVLPITTLNGESVGSGKPGKVTNMVRKNFHALIHGN, encoded by the coding sequence ATGCCTAACATTGCTTATCTGAACGGTGAATTCCTTCCTCTTGAAGAAGCCATGGTCTCAATTGAGGATCGGGGGTTCCAATTCGGAGATGGAATATATGAAGTGATCCGGGTGTATCAGGGGAAACCCTTTGGCCTGGTAGAACATCTCGAGAGACTCAACAAAAGCGCAAAGGCTATCGGTATCGCACTTACCAGCACCAATCAAGAGTGGGAGGCCGTTATTCGTGAAGGACTTGAGCGGAGCGGGTATTTGGAATGTAAGGTGTATATTCAGGTGACTCGAGGTGTGGCTCCGAGAGATCATTTATTTCCAAAGGAATCTTCACCTACCACGGTCATAACCTTTCGCCAAATGTCCGGTCTGTCTCCGGAGCTTATTCAACAGGGAGTTTCGGTAGTCACGCGACCTGATTTGCGGTGGGCGCGATGTTCCATAAAAAGTTTGAATTTGCTCCCAAATATCTTGACCAAACAGGAAGCGAATGAGGCCGGTGCCTTTGAGGCCTTGTTAATTAAAGATGGGATGATAACGGAAGGAACCTCGAGTAATGTGGTTCTGGTGAAAAATGGAACGCTTATCACGCCGGCGTTAAGCGACCAGCTTCTGGCAGGCGTGACAAGACAATCCGTTTTGGAAATAGCTAGGAGAAATGGACGAGTGGTTGAAGAAAGAGCTGTGCCGGAGGAAGAACTAACACAGGCTGATGAGCTATTTCTTATCGGAACCACCATTGAAGTATTGCCAATTACCACCCTCAATGGGGAATCAGTAGGAAGTGGAAAGCCGGGAAAGGTGACGAACATGGTAAGAAAAAATTTTCACGCGCTGATCCACGGCAATTAA
- a CDS encoding MBL fold metallo-hydrolase, which yields MIRKTFVVPPLGCNCSILGDPATKQAIVVDPGGDAKSILEEVQRLGLTVVGIYHTHAHFDHFLASGEIRAATQAPLGLHEADLELWKILEVQCRMFGVPFVQAPDPDHCMRDEEALSFGKVTGQALHTPGHTPGSMCFHFPEDHLLLSGDTLFRGGIGRTDLWGGDSRAIEESIRERLFSLDETTTVITGHGAETQIGFEQQCNPFVSD from the coding sequence ATGATTCGAAAAACCTTTGTCGTTCCCCCACTCGGGTGTAATTGTTCGATTCTCGGTGATCCGGCGACGAAGCAAGCGATTGTCGTGGATCCTGGAGGCGATGCCAAAAGCATTTTAGAGGAGGTCCAGCGGTTGGGGTTAACAGTGGTGGGTATTTACCACACGCATGCACATTTCGATCATTTTCTCGCTTCGGGGGAAATTAGAGCCGCGACACAGGCTCCACTTGGCCTTCATGAGGCAGATCTTGAGCTGTGGAAAATCCTTGAAGTGCAATGTCGCATGTTTGGTGTGCCGTTTGTCCAAGCCCCTGACCCGGATCATTGTATGCGGGATGAGGAAGCCTTGTCCTTTGGTAAGGTCACGGGTCAGGCACTTCATACCCCTGGTCATACCCCTGGTTCCATGTGCTTCCATTTTCCTGAAGACCATTTGTTGTTATCAGGAGATACCTTATTCCGAGGTGGCATCGGACGAACAGATTTATGGGGAGGTGACTCCAGGGCCATTGAAGAATCGATTCGCGAACGATTGTTTTCTTTGGATGAGACGACTACCGTCATCACTGGTCATGGTGCAGAAACTCAAATTGGATTTGAGCAACAGTGCAATCCGTTTGTGTCCGATTGA
- a CDS encoding Rieske (2Fe-2S) protein has product MNEKSLEEFVAVGRIGDIPDGSSRVVKVGGKTVALFNVSGKFFAINNICPHEGGPLAKGKLKGYVIGCPWHDLQFDVRSGFGTDGGGYCVASYDVKVKEDEIYVSSRCRDF; this is encoded by the coding sequence ATGAATGAAAAATCGCTAGAAGAGTTTGTGGCTGTTGGCCGAATTGGGGATATTCCCGATGGTTCCTCCCGTGTGGTCAAGGTGGGCGGGAAGACGGTGGCGTTGTTTAACGTGTCAGGGAAGTTTTTCGCCATTAATAATATCTGCCCGCATGAAGGTGGCCCGTTGGCCAAGGGGAAACTCAAGGGCTACGTGATTGGGTGCCCATGGCATGACCTCCAGTTTGACGTGCGCAGTGGATTTGGAACGGATGGTGGAGGGTATTGTGTGGCCAGCTATGATGTTAAGGTAAAAGAAGACGAAATTTATGTCAGTTCACGATGCCGGGACTTTTAA
- a CDS encoding DUF192 domain-containing protein, with amino-acid sequence MRIKQEKPLNKKRIIFLVLMALLLISGAMLFNSPKQTEIIEVRFPSGAKLQAEVADTPEGRYFGLAFRESLPENVGMIFLFDESGPHKVLTGGFKFPVDLIWVDESKHIVYVKEAAPPCMENPCPWYGPTNENSRYVLETNSGFAQKAEAAVGTELVFALRR; translated from the coding sequence ATGCGTATCAAGCAAGAGAAACCCCTGAATAAAAAGCGAATTATTTTTCTTGTCCTCATGGCCTTATTATTAATTTCAGGGGCCATGCTGTTTAATTCTCCCAAGCAAACAGAGATTATTGAGGTTCGGTTTCCCTCGGGAGCCAAGCTTCAGGCCGAGGTCGCTGACACTCCAGAAGGAAGATATTTTGGCCTGGCCTTTCGGGAAAGTCTTCCTGAGAATGTGGGAATGATCTTTTTGTTCGATGAGTCAGGACCTCATAAAGTTCTGACCGGAGGGTTCAAGTTCCCAGTTGATTTGATTTGGGTCGATGAAAGCAAGCATATTGTTTATGTCAAAGAAGCCGCTCCGCCCTGCATGGAAAATCCCTGTCCGTGGTATGGTCCTACAAATGAAAATTCACGATATGTTCTGGAGACGAATTCAGGCTTTGCGCAGAAAGCGGAAGCCGCTGTGGGGACAGAATTAGTCTTTGCGTTACGTAGGTAA